Genomic DNA from Corticium candelabrum chromosome 5, ooCorCand1.1, whole genome shotgun sequence:
AATTGGAAGATGAATGTCTCCAAGAGTGGAACATGAACTTAATCGATATCAATAGAAAACAATTGATATTTAATAATGCAGTTCATTCAGTAAATTTATAGATCTGATTTTTCAATATCAATCATATAAATGCATGTCATGGCAACATGCATGTTAGTGAATCAAAATCAAGAATTCTTTAGAAAATAATGTCAAAATCAGCAACGATACATGTATCTCGATATATCTACATTTAGTAGTTTATGTTGGATGTCAGTGTTAGTGTTATCTAGCTTTGTGTTGCCCCTGGAGAAGACTATACATCATTTGTATGATGTGAAGgaaacaataataaaaaataacaaTATGGTACTGTCTACAGTATGAACAGTCAGTCTCTAGATCTAGTGATCATGATGCCTAGAAAGGGCCCTACTTGACAACTTAGTCATCAACTGTTCGGGTTAGATTTAATTGCAATGACAGCTAGTGCATCGGTAGCTGTTTGggtttaatttatattattagttctgtacagtgtagtacattATGATGGGATTAAAAATGTACAGAACATTTTTAAAGATAACTTTCAATACCAAGAAATTTTTTGTAAGCACCTAATCTAACCCATTTTCATATGTGTGCTTCTTTCACCAGTACCATGCAGTGTCAAGATATTCGATCATCTCTTGTGCTCTTCTCACTCGTGTCATAGAATTCATGACGTATGTCGGCACTGCTGTCAAGCTGATCTTGCTTGCCACTGCTGCACAAGTCATTCACACCAGCTTCTCTAGTAGAATCACTAGTAGCTCCTATCTCCATGTTCATTTCCACTATCTTTTTTACTAAGGCATCAGTACGTTCCACAGGATACGAAGTAGCAGGAGATATTGCCAACGTTACTTGACTTAAGGGTCTGGGAGATGAATTTAGGTCAAAAGAACTGTCTCTTTGCCGGGAATTAACTGGAACAGCCTGACCCGGATAATTATGAAGCATCTGTCCATGTAGTGTAGATCTTGAAACTATGGTTATTTCAGCTGTGGAGTCAAAACACAACATCTCAGCTCTCGGAGCAACTTGATCAAATTCAGTAGTACAGTATTGACATAGATCATGAGAGTGTATGACATTAAATTGTGGATGAACTGATGCTCCAATTGCAACAAATTCTAAATTTGGATTAAACGGCTCATAGAGATTGGTATCATACTTGTGACTCAAGATGAGAGCAATCAGCTTCTCAAACTGGCAAACAGCATCATCATCTGTATCAATACAGCCATTTATAGTATTACAAATTACCTGCACACATGACTGCACACGTCATCATAAACAACAGATCTTACCACAAGGTGGATCCTCGCAGTACCCTACACGACATTGATCTTGCAGTCCTTTGAAAAGAGCAAGAACCTCTTCTACACATGCTTCACTGGATGTGCATATGTAACAAGACAACAACTTCTCCAACTGACAAATAGTTGCTACTTCTGATGTGTCTGCTTCCAGATTCAAATGCTTTCGTACTTCTCCCTCCAAACTTGAATGAAGCCTTTGAGCAAGAGTAAGTAGCAATGAAACAGATGTACCAACTTTCATAAAATAGTCTGCAATCCTTGACAAATTTGAGTTATTTAATGTTGTTCCTTGATTGCGAAGCTCTTGAGCTCGAGTTTGAAAACACACAGGTGCACGCTGTCTGTTTTCTAAAGGCAAACACCAAGTTGTCAAGCTGGCTccttgctgttgctgctgcttaGCAAGAGAAAGTGCACCACAGTCATAAACCTCATTCAAGTTCAATGTCTTTTGACACACTAACTGGCAAGTGTAAAAGGGTGAAAACGGTTGGTCAGGTGGCCTGCAAACACCACCAGTCAGAGTACAAATAGAAAGAGTACAACTCGAAGACAATGATCCACAAAACACAATGTGCTGAACGAATTGAGTGCCAGTCttacactgacacacactggCCTAATAATCACAACACATCAGATTGAGTCAACAGGAGTAATAAGAAGCACAATGTAAAGACATTACTAGAATTTGATCCTGTTCTAACGGCATTAAACTGACTGCAAGCCTATTGAAACCCCTCTCCAAATCCAACAACATCATACCATCAGCAGTTCCTTCACCTATTAGAAATAGTTGTGGCAGTCTCAAACTTTCATAATCAGCTGCAGCCTGCAATAGAAAAACAATCAATCAAATACAGACCAGTCCAATAACAGTTATAGAAAAGTATTACCAGTACTATTTCAGAATTGTTTGCTATAAACACATGTAAACCTGTGAGAACTTGATCACTCACTTCAGCAAACACTCCTGCATAAAGCTGCCAATATTTGTGACGAACAATGTAGCAAGGAACAACATCACAATGATGCTTCAACCAACAAGCAACGTATCGATGACTGCCACTAGTGGTTGAATCAATAATATGACACTCAGTATCATCAAGTTCTGTAAAATGGGGATCTTCAAAATTAGTGTTATGCCAAAGCCTGATCTCAACATCTCGAGAGATGCACACATTGATGGCCATAATAAGCAATGCTGGCCTTTCGTACTCAAATCCAGCTGGTAACAGTCGTATTGGAGGTGATAATGGAATTACCTCATTTGGAAGAATTGATGTATATCCAAGTGGCAAATGACTGACTGAAATAGTGGTAGCTGTAATGTTAGGTTGCACTGGAAGAAAGACAGCAAATCTTCCAAGTCTATCTAACACAATTCGTCCATTAGCTGTACACGTTTCTATCATATAAGGCATTGTGATGTCATGATCATCTGCAGCACATTTCAAGTCCTTCTGCTGACTACAGATTGCTGCTTCTACTCCAGAAAGAGCATCAGCAGACATTGACATTCCATTAGCCCCTCCATGTTGCAGTGTATCTAACAGTCTCTCAGACTCTGGGTTAGAAGAGTTTTTTCTTTGTCCTTCCCTTCTGTATTTCCTAACCAACCAAATGCTTCCTATTATCATAATCACCACAAGTGCTCCTCCTGCAGCTGAATATACACCTATAGCTAGATTGCTTTCAAAAATTGAGTTCTTAGAACCAGGATTGACAACACATCCAGGTGTGGTAGATAGAAACTGTGTTTGATCAGTTGATCGTAAATCCTTGAGATAAGAGGCATTACGAGTGCTGTTACTCAATAAACTACCAACCTAAAGCAAAGTCAAACACAAGCTATTAGAAATTTCATAAGAACAAAGTCTAACAATCAATAGATTTAGAATATACGCACACAGCACACAAGTGAGAAATAATTTAGAACAGAAGCAACTGATCAACTTTAACCCCAAATTTTGCCGGAATGACCTTACAGACAAATCAGAGTGTAAAATAAGCACTTTGCACGACTGCCAATACAGTTGCAGTCATTCCCAGACCTCCAATGAAGAGTAATACATTGTAACCATTTACCCCTAGCAGCTTAGGATCAGGGAGTAGACAGTTGGCAAGCGTAGCGTGCGCTAGTGGCCCGCTTAAATGTTTGTGGGTGTACTCTGGGTGATTGGACCACTCCCACCAGCTGGACTAGTGCACAACCAAAACCTTACACAAACATTTACAAAAGCTCGCATATTTTATCAGCTACGAAGTTGATGCCATTTATTGCGTCTGGCGAAGTGAAACGCCGAAGTGCTGCCTACACCTAGGCGACCTTGACTCTGCTGGTAGATAGGCCGTCATACCCGCGAACAGAAGGGCACTCTAGCTGCTAAACGCCTACATTGCACATGTAGCGGCATGTAATATAACGTACGGTACCTACCAAACCTTTGGGAGTGGAAGCCGTTGCATTTGGAAATACAACATGCGTCGCAGGGCGACACTTCGTTGTATGCAACCTCCTAGTATCACCTGCAACACACACGTCGTCAACTGTTTACTGTACAAGCTGTGAAAGTAACACCTACGTGCTTGCAGTGCGGGTAGCACGAAGAGCAAAACCACACCGTGAAACGTCATGTCTAGGAAACTTTCCCTGCTAGCGCGCGCTAATAGCAAAAGTCCTTCAGGAAGTGTACAGTACTGAGTAGTACAAGTCTGGTGTAATTTGTTTGatctgatgtgtgtgtgtgtgtgtgtgtgtgtgtgtgtgtgtgtgtgtgtgtgtgtgtgtgtgtgcgtgtgcttgtttgcGCGAGTGTGTGTATTTTATACCCACGTCCTAGATAATTACATAAACAATTACTACATGGTTTAGTGATACAGTGTCTGAAAAATAGACATGAAATTCGGTTCACACAAACTTGTTAACGAAACATTTGATATGTAATTAGATActaccatacatacatacatatatacatacatacatactaagTCTAAGACCTACACTATAAATATCTAAAAAGCAACATAAACACCTGAACAACAAGTAAAAAGACCAGTTCCCACACAAATTACTGCTGCACCATGTATGATGTCAAATAACTAGAAGTCACATATAACAAAGCTGTAAACAGCAAGAATCAGTCCCACCAGAAAGTTGTTTGTGCAATCTTGTTAGTAAATTCAGTTACTGTTGTAAAACTGGGTCTGAGGGCAAACAAGGTGGGGTTGCCATGGATGATATCTGATCAGCAGGAGTACTTACTATGTAACCCTGTTGACTGTCAACAGTGGCATCTTCCTCTATAGTTGCTCCAAGTCTGTGATTTATAGGAGGGTAACCATACTCACGTCGTAAGTTAGGACCAGTCTTGCTATTGTCACGAGTGTCATCGTACTCACGTCGGAACATATCATCAGTGTTGctcttgtttgtgttgttctcaCGAGTGTCATGATAATCATGTCGCAACTTATCAACAATGCTGATCGGACCTTGACTCTCAATGTGACAGGTATCAGCTTGCATCTGAGGTGCCACTGGCACCAATCCATCAGCAGTCTCTGTAAGTTGGTGTGACCTACCACATATCACAAAAGACTGACAAGCTAATGGTCCAGAACGTGAGTCCAGTGTTAAATCAGTCACTCTTTCTCTCGGGCTAACTTGCATCGCAAGATGATCATCCAGTAGGTGACCTCTTGGTAAGTGATCTCTTAACAGTGGAGCAATCATGGGACATTCACGTGAAACTTCATCCAGATGATTTACAGTAGCAGTCAAATGATAAGAGGGTAAGAAGACATCAGTCACTGAGCTACTATCTGCTGCAATAGACAAACTTGCTGAATGAGAAGGTGCATTCTCCTCAGTCAAGATGCAAATAATCAGCTTTGCAAATGAGTGAAAAATAGTATCATCTGCACCAAGAGAATAAAAAAGTTACAAACCACCTGAAGACCCTCACTTTTATCTACAAACTTACCACATGATGGAGGTTGACAATAGTCTACACGACACGAAGATTCTTGCAGTGCCATAAAATGACTAAGAACTTCCTCTATACATGCATTGCCAACCACGGACTTATAACAAGTCACTAATGTCTCCACTTGCCTAGCAGTAGCTACTTGTGATGTATCTCCTTCAACATCCAACTGTTGTCTTAAATGTTCCTCCACACTTAACCTTTGAGCAAGCGTAAGCAGCTCGTTACTAGACATACCAATACGTACGATAAAGTCTACAACGGGTGAATAGTTTGAGTCAGCCAATGTTGTCCCATCTGTTCGAAGTGTTTGAGCTTTACTTCGATAACAAGGTGGGACTAACACTCTCACTCTGTCAGCCAAAGACCAAGTTTCCCATTGAGGTTGTTGGTGCTTCCGGACAAAACTGGGAGACAACAAATAATGAGCCAAATCCAGTCTATTTTCATACAGCAAATGTAAATGAGTAGAAATGCATGGATCAGCTGGCTTGTAAACACCATCGGTTAGAGTAGAAACACGAACATCATACTGACTAGAAGAATGAGTAGGAAACACAACATGGTGCACAAAACGAGTGCCACTCTTGCACCCACACACGCTCGCCTAACAATAAAAAAGTCACAACAGAATGCACTCAACAGTTGCAATAGGAAAACTGTAAGCCAACATTACCGAAATCATATCACACTGAAATGGTGTTATGCTTATTTCTAGTCTGCTGAAACCTCCCTCCAAATCCAACTTGATCATACCATCAGCAGTCCCTCGACCAGTTAAGGGTAGAAGAGTCAAAACAAAAGTCGGGCTTAACCGATCAACTTCATTCTATACAAACAATCAATTTAATACATTCCAGTGTGACCAATGTAGTATAAATAGATTACCTGTACAGTTTCAGAACTATTGCCTATaagcacatgtagattagtgTCACCATGAAGAGACGTTGTTTCAGCAAACACTCCAGCAAACAGCACCCATGGTTGGTATGGAACTTGATAACATGGAACAACATCACAGTGCCCTTTcaaccaacagacaacatATCGATGACCTTCACTTGTGGTTGAATCAATATAACACTCAGTATCATCAAGTCTTGTGAAATTGGGATCTTTTGGATTAGTGCTATGCCAAAGGCTAATAGAAGCCTTTGGAGGAATGCACAGGTGGTTATCGACAGGCATGATAAGCAGTCCAGGTCTCTCATACTTAAAATCATCTGGTAGACCCGTGTCTAGCAGTCGTATTGGACATGACAATGGATATACACCTGGAGGAAATTTTGCTGTATAGTTAAGTGGCAACGAACTTACTGAAACAGTAGCATGTGCAATGTTACGCTgtactggaacatacaaggcaAATTTTCTGAGTTTATCGACAACAAGCCCTCCCTTAGTGATATCAGCAGTACAAAGTGCAGAGTCAGAAGATGGTTTAATTTCAGATGAAGCAGCAACAGATGCAAATGACGATTCAATTTCAGATGAAGCAGCAACAGATGGAAGTGACAACAGCACCTCAGACTCAGAATGAGAATTAGGCCCATTTCTCATTAGTTCAGAAATTCGTTTTTTCCGTAACTTCTTCCACACCACTAAagcagctacacacacacacacgactgccCCAATTGTGCTTGGAATAATAACTCCTATGTCGCTGTCTGATGATGACTTCTGAATATCGTTGCTATCTCCATGTATTAGAGGAGGAGAATTGTTTACATGAAGAAAATTTGGAAAATCATTATCTTGACTGCTGTCATTTGAAATAATTGCCTGAAAAATGAATGTATAGATTACTCCTAACAGCAAAGTATactgtacttaattaatcactgCAAACTGCATGTCTACAAGCTATACTGGTACGTTGAAGTTCTTAATTAGAAACTTAAGCTATTACAGTCACAAGTAAGCACATATACTCTAAGGTGGCAAAAGTCATATGTTTGATGACATCAGTCTGTCCTTAAATAAGCTGTTAGGTCAAAAATACTCAAATATATTTACAAAAGTCAGTTTTCTTCACATGAATCTTCAAGCAAGCAATCACCTTGATAAACTCCGTGattaaaacattttgaaacgATTGCTACCATTAAAGTCCAGGCCACAAGCCATAGtttgcattccaattgtctggCCAGCCGTCTGTTGGTCTACAGAGGCATTACTGTAACTGTACATGTAACCCATGCACACCTCGAGTTAATAAGTATAAAGTCTTCGGGCACTAGTGATTTCCTTGGGTGGCCCACCTCAATTTGGGTCCAATAGCTGTCAGATGGTTTTCACAAGTTTCATAGCTGGCTGGTTAATTATACAGTTCACATATGTAGACATCACGGCATTTGGCTTGCTTATTCCCTCTGTGCACAAAAAAGATTGTGCCATTGTTCATCTCTTCAGCTATGAAGCTTTCTGCACAGCATCATTCGGTCTGCATGGTCCACtgtgttgttaattaaacactaaAACATTGACGAAAGTGGTAATACAGGCAGCTATATGGGATGTCCAGACGTACAGTGGATCAATTGTTCAACTCAGAAACTCCAACTAAGCTCACAAGCGTGCAAATTTGCCACTGTAAAGTCTGTCACGCCCCTGCATGCTGTGATCCAGCTGATTTTGGTTCTAACCACACCTCTCCAGACTGAAAAGAGGTCACCTAGTGTTGAAGTAAACGTTGCATAACTAGAAGCTAAACTGCCAATGAAGCAAAAATGTCTACATATCATCGCTCGATCATCAGACATTAGCAGTAAACGGTGACGACCACAGTgaccacacacaacagaccTCGTGGTACTCTGCGCCCAATAGAAACACAACATCGACTATAATCTTTTTCGCAATTTGGGAAGCTCTAGTACACGTAGGGAATCGAGTCACATGATGAATTGAGTCACACGATGAATTCATACCCCCCGGACGGAGATGTTGTTTACAAACTCGAAATCGGTCTGAAGACGTGTTCGATGACGTattggttagggttagagctAAGGGTAGGGTTATAAAAGGCGTACACGTACAGTGTACGAATGAACCAACCGGTCCGTGCGCCAGCTACCGGCTGGGTTTCGGACGTCCATTTCCTTGTAGCAGTCCTATCGTCGACAGGCTTATCCGTCCGTAAAGAACACAAATCAGATAGCACAGCTAGCACAGTCCACTAGATTACCCATGCGGTTCCGTTCCGCGTTCCGTTACAAGTTGAGGAGTTGCAATTCGTTTGCAGCCCGTTGGTGGTTACTGAAACACACAAGAAGTAAGCTAATAAACTCATTCTTCAAACGTGGACATCTTACTTATTACATGCAGGAAGACAATCACCGACGCGGCAGCTCTGCTACAAAACATGATTACGCATTCATCTAAAAATAGTCTGTTGTCTAGATGCCCGGATAAAACATACAGTGTATTCCTACTACACGATGGAACGGGTAGCTTAGCTAATACTGCAGTATATTTAGCTACAAGCAACTAGTAGCCAACGCAACACCGTAACCACTACTCAAAGCAAAGAGtgtctattattattattactagaTACGTAACTGTTAGTAGTGGAAGTAGTCTAGAGGTAGGCTAGAGGTAACTACCTAGCTAAAGGTACAGTGTAGACCTCTGCACTTTCATCACATGTGAGTGGCATAGTTGTGCACAATAGTTAATTAGGCAAGTTTGGTAATTAAGTCTGTTTACTCTTGCAAGAGCACAAACATTAATCATACAACTAAGCTCATGCAAATATTAGGGAAATTTTGTAAgtcattgattaattaactctaatCAAAATATATATCTAATCAATCTAGATCAACGGCAGATAGGTTGGATGCAGCACATATCATCCTAGCATTGCAACATTGTGTCTCCAGCAACGACAGACTGAACTAATTAACTGTAGGGAAAGACAGATGTACAGTATAATACCTTGTACAGTCACCAATACTCAAAATATGCCTTTGCTGGTTCCTATATTTATCAATCAATTACCAAGTATGTACTCTTGTTACATTAACATAAACTCAtttctaataataataataataatgtgcTACGTTTCAGTTAATTAGACATCAGTCACATTCATTCAGGACTCATCGGTGCTTCAGAAATTGTTGGAACTTGACTTACACTTTTAGACTCTCCAGTTTTTGGCGTCAATGATACCAATGACCTTGAGCGTCCTCGTAGCTTGGGTGTGGATGATGGTGTAGACAACCTTCTCAAGCTGGACACAACATTGGCAGAGCGTTCAGCAGTGGAGACAGTACGCGCTGATGGATCACACGACATCCAGTCAGGCAAGTGATTGGGTTTTGTCTTTAGGAAATGTTCGCGTGACACAGAGTGGTCACTGAGAACATCAACAGAACCATGGAGAGAACCTACAAAAATATTGATTAGCACACAAATAAAGCAAATAATTAAAAACAGAAATAAATCTTATTAGCACTGGTTATAATACACTATTGTGGAATTTGTCTACCAGGCTGAGTATGATGAAGCTTGTgggtgtatgtatgtaataacAGTATAGACCCACCTGTTGGTGTATCAAGAATTTCTTTGTGTAAAAGTCCATTTCAAAGTAATAAACTTAATCAAGTagtaataacaacaaacaatttaaattaaatttgtcCTACTGGTATGATCAAGATCACACAAAGACAATAATCGACATCAACATGTACATACTTTAGTAGCAACAATACTAAATCAAAACCACACAATGCAGCAGCAAGATGTATGCCTAAATTTTAGGTGATCTCTGATCAGTACCTCCCATCCAGCAAGCACAGTTTGCAGGTACATGTGTAGCATGAAACTTGAATACACGGCTGACCAATGATTGAGCATATCTCCCTCTTGTTGCAATATCTTTCAATTCCCTCATCAAACGAtcactacaacaaacacatcacatAGTAGCTACAATTGAAGTTCCTTATGTGCTAACTGGAAGCCAGGTAGCATAGCAGTTCCTCCCACAACCACAATATTCTCCATGAGAGAGCGACGTACATCAAGAGGACACTAAAAACCAGCATTTGAAAGATACACGTATGAACTCATATAACAACCAAACCTTCAATATGACATCTAGTATAGTTGTTGGTAATGACTTGGACTCTttgtcatgtttgaaaataagATCAGCTGTTTTCTCCCTGAACACACCAACTCATTAGAACACACCAACTCATTAGCCAAACAGTtgtgcaaacacacaccatTAAAGTTACTACGTGTATACAAATGAATGCCAGTAATATCTGttctatacatacatacatacatacatacatacatacatacatacatacatacatagtgatacatacatacatacatacattttttattattaaaagttggtacaacttctaaatcCCTAGcaatctaaattctttacactaaagctaggtttacaagaAAATGTTCATCAAAAGAAGAAGGtttacaaatagacatacatacatacatacatacatacattttttattattaaaagttggtacaacttctaaatcCCTAGcaatctaaattctttacactaaagctaggtttacaagaAAATGTTCATCAAAAGAAGAAGGtttacaaatagacatacatacatacatacatacatacatgtatgtatccATTTAACACACCTGACAATGCCTGGTATGATGAGAGTTGTACACCCATCCAACGGGTATGATACAGAAGGTGGAATAGGAACAGATTGCTGCAAAGACAATACACAAATAGAAACATGCAAGCAACATACAGCAGGCATACCGTGGAAGTAGTTGACATCTGTTGTCTAATATACAGAACAACACCATATTGTAAAACgataaacacaaaattattattaacagTATTCATTTGCAATACCTGACATCATCAGCTATGTGTAGTTCCTGTTCAGAAGTCAATTTCTTTCCAACAAAACAGATGCGTGCTGTGACACTCAAAATAATAAGAAAACgaacaacacagcaagcgtgAATCAACCACCTATGATGTCTTCTAGTATCTCATCAGataaacacactgacaaaagcaacaacaacagttaGATTGTACTGTTTCCAAgttactacaacaacaacactttGACTCATACCTTTACTTGCCGGTAATGGTTTACTTGTCTCTCCATCAGTGACAGCAGCATATTCCTTTAGCAGGCAACTTAACTCACTAAATAAGAACAAGTAAGTTACAGTAGCTATAATTGGTGTGACGCCactggcaaacagacaacataaTGTGatagaaacaaacaacaatacataCAGCAGAAAGAGCAAATACAAGAATTGCATTTAGTTATTCTATCACATGTACATGATCAACCAACAAGCGTAAACAAGAATTTTGTGTATCTTTGACATGATCATTAAAGCTTCATCACATAAAATTCCTTGAGAGTTTAAGTCAGTGACTCTTAGCACTTATTGGTCACCAGCAGAGGCAAAATAGAGCAGGATTCACAtctaattaacacaaattcctgTGGTTGATTTGCCCGCTCTGTAAAgcaaattaacacaaattgAGTGGGGAAAACACAAACTCCCAAATAATTTGTTCCTCATATACCGATAATTTAGAGCCCGGATATAGTCACAATATCTTGCTTGTATGACGTCCCTGGTAAGAAGCGACTCGCTCCGTTTATACTGTCCGAGGTTACAAACAGGCATTTCAAATTTGGCGGAGATCCAATGCGCTGTTCTAGAGAAATTCGACTTGTGGCGGGTTTGATCGGCACGAAATAGCTAGCGCCTTCCTAAGATACCTCTGGAAGACACGACACTTTCATTGTCAACCTTGATCAATTCGGCGTACACTCACAGATCATCATCCAAACTTTGAGTAACAACAGCATCCTCGCTAATACGGTCAAGTTCGTGGACTTCAAAAAGGGCTCCTTTAAATTGTCAACATGTACAACCAAAACGTGcatttgcattgtggtgtggaacCCAGTCTTCATGCACGGTTTCATGGCAATTGGCCCGGCAGTTTGGCGTGATTAATGttaaagacatacagacagatcagatcagacttttatatatagagagataGAGATTAAtcgtcaaacaaacaaacagactgccTTTAATACCCAACTTTTAGCTattactgtacacatgtaccaAAACAAGTCTTAATTACCTCTGGGTTGCTTATGttgcatacatatatgtatgtgtataaaTTTCTTGTATACTAGGCATGTACTCTCGAGTTGATGACCTTTATATCACCATTGATTACCTTGCAAGCATTATATCATCAATAAATGTTTACTATATAAGTgttatttgacaaacaaacagacagacaacaagataACAATGGAGATAAAATAACAACTAAACATCGTCTACAATTACTTACGTTTGAAGAGCACGACCTCCACAATCCAATGACTGCCAGCACTTCATCACAGGAATTCCTTCAACAatctacaaacaaataagcataTGACGTCACTTCCAAACTACAAACCAGAAATATGTCAATCAATACAGGCAACAGGCTGGTTTCCTCATAGCCACAGTCAATCACAAGACCGGTGGCTATTCCTAACGAGAGCAATGCCGACAGATGACTTGGAAGAAACATAATAGATGGAACCTAAAGTAAAATAAAGTCACTCTTAGCAACGCATCATTCAGCAACGATGATTTGAGGATCAAATGCAGTGAGTAGAAACCTTT
This window encodes:
- the LOC134179875 gene encoding uncharacterized protein LOC134179875 isoform X2, translated to MTFHGVVLLFVLPALQARDTRRLHTTKCRPATHVVFPNATASTPKGLVGSLLSNSTRNASYLKDLRSTDQTQFLSTTPGCVVNPGSKNSIFESNLAIGVYSAAGGALVVIMIIGSIWLVRKYRREGQRKNSSNPESERLLDTLQHGGANGMSMSADALSGVEAAICSQQKDLKCAADDHDITMPYMIETCTANGRIVLDRLGRFAVFLPVQPNITATTISVSHLPLGYTSILPNEVIPLSPPIRLLPAGFEYERPALLIMAINVCISRDVEIRLWHNTNFEDPHFTELDDTECHIIDSTTSGSHRYVACWLKHHCDVVPCYIVRHKYWQLYAGVFAEAAADYESLRLPQLFLIGEGTADGMMLLDLERGFNRLAVSLMPLEQDQILASVCQCKTGTQFVQHIVFCGSLSSSCTLSICTLTGGVCRPPDQPFSPFYTCQLVCQKTLNLNEVYDCGALSLAKQQQQQGASLTTWCLPLENRQRAPVCFQTRAQELRNQGTTLNNSNLSRIADYFMKVGTSVSLLLTLAQRLHSSLEGEVRKHLNLEADTSEVATICQLEKLLSCYICTSSEACVEEVLALFKGLQDQCRVGYCEDPPCDDDAVCQFEKLIALILSHKYDTNLYEPFNPNLEFVAIGASVHPQFNVIHSHDLCQYCTTEFDQVAPRAEMLCFDSTAEITIVSRSTLHGQMLHNYPGQAVPVNSRQRDSSFDLNSSPRPLSQVTLAISPATSYPVERTDALVKKIVEMNMEIGATSDSTREAGVNDLCSSGKQDQLDSSADIRHEFYDTSEKSTRDDRIS
- the LOC134179875 gene encoding uncharacterized protein LOC134179875 isoform X3; the protein is MLYFQMQRLPLPKVGSLLSNSTRNASYLKDLRSTDQTQFLSTTPGCVVNPGSKNSIFESNLAIGVYSAAGGALVVIMIIGSIWLVRKYRREGQRKNSSNPESERLLDTLQHGGANGMSMSADALSGVEAAICSQQKDLKCAADDHDITMPYMIETCTANGRIVLDRLGRFAVFLPVQPNITATTISVSHLPLGYTSILPNEVIPLSPPIRLLPAGFEYERPALLIMAINVCISRDVEIRLWHNTNFEDPHFTELDDTECHIIDSTTSGSHRYVACWLKHHCDVVPCYIVRHKYWQLYAGVFAEVSDQVLTGLHVFIANNSEIVLAAADYESLRLPQLFLIGEGTADGMMLLDLERGFNRLAVSLMPLEQDQILASVCQCKTGTQFVQHIVFCGSLSSSCTLSICTLTGGVCRPPDQPFSPFYTCQLVCQKTLNLNEVYDCGALSLAKQQQQQGASLTTWCLPLENRQRAPVCFQTRAQELRNQGTTLNNSNLSRIADYFMKVGTSVSLLLTLAQRLHSSLEGEVRKHLNLEADTSEVATICQLEKLLSCYICTSSEACVEEVLALFKGLQDQCRVGYCEDPPCDDDAVCQFEKLIALILSHKYDTNLYEPFNPNLEFVAIGASVHPQFNVIHSHDLCQYCTTEFDQVAPRAEMLCFDSTAEITIVSRSTLHGQMLHNYPGQAVPVNSRQRDSSFDLNSSPRPLSQVTLAISPATSYPVERTDALVKKIVEMNMEIGATSDSTREAGVNDLCSSGKQDQLDSSADIRHEFYDTSEKSTRDDRIS
- the LOC134179875 gene encoding uncharacterized protein LOC134179875 isoform X1 encodes the protein MTFHGVVLLFVLPALQARDTRRLHTTKCRPATHVVFPNATASTPKGLVGSLLSNSTRNASYLKDLRSTDQTQFLSTTPGCVVNPGSKNSIFESNLAIGVYSAAGGALVVIMIIGSIWLVRKYRREGQRKNSSNPESERLLDTLQHGGANGMSMSADALSGVEAAICSQQKDLKCAADDHDITMPYMIETCTANGRIVLDRLGRFAVFLPVQPNITATTISVSHLPLGYTSILPNEVIPLSPPIRLLPAGFEYERPALLIMAINVCISRDVEIRLWHNTNFEDPHFTELDDTECHIIDSTTSGSHRYVACWLKHHCDVVPCYIVRHKYWQLYAGVFAEVSDQVLTGLHVFIANNSEIVLAAADYESLRLPQLFLIGEGTADGMMLLDLERGFNRLAVSLMPLEQDQILASVCQCKTGTQFVQHIVFCGSLSSSCTLSICTLTGGVCRPPDQPFSPFYTCQLVCQKTLNLNEVYDCGALSLAKQQQQQGASLTTWCLPLENRQRAPVCFQTRAQELRNQGTTLNNSNLSRIADYFMKVGTSVSLLLTLAQRLHSSLEGEVRKHLNLEADTSEVATICQLEKLLSCYICTSSEACVEEVLALFKGLQDQCRVGYCEDPPCDDDAVCQFEKLIALILSHKYDTNLYEPFNPNLEFVAIGASVHPQFNVIHSHDLCQYCTTEFDQVAPRAEMLCFDSTAEITIVSRSTLHGQMLHNYPGQAVPVNSRQRDSSFDLNSSPRPLSQVTLAISPATSYPVERTDALVKKIVEMNMEIGATSDSTREAGVNDLCSSGKQDQLDSSADIRHEFYDTSEKSTRDDRIS